The following proteins come from a genomic window of Chryseobacterium glaciei:
- a CDS encoding T9SS type A sorting domain-containing protein, whose product MKTKLLLASLFALSVQQTVLAQTDANGYTQVDLSMGSGYQNRVFFSLPGNNIVSQPANSWDVAFYRNSAMNFGTRINDAKDILVYQASNNLADWDNINVANVSTWGEPLYNPDNTTTIQEGAFEQGSAPYGWGQYNGANHHIEGTIIFVLKYPNDTYIKFAIQDYFGGYTFKYSKWNGTTWDATQTKTLANGTDDAYFNYFSFTTNDKVANLEPAKTAWDLMFTKYYTFYNNIMMYPLSGVIQNPSITVAKVQPETQATSTFTAPASTAFSANITSIGHSWKPVSGVYSDVVYYIKKGSDYYRMYFVSNGGQSTGNMYFKYKNITSTLGVTDMANKKASFGIYPNPTTADKHVTVLFDVKEKANNKGNVEVYDLSGKKVYTAELTNQTGFYKQDLNLSHLTAGNYLVKITFGGSTETKKLIVK is encoded by the coding sequence ATGAAAACAAAACTACTTTTAGCTTCTCTATTTGCTCTTTCTGTTCAGCAAACCGTGTTGGCACAAACAGATGCTAACGGATATACACAGGTAGATCTTTCTATGGGTTCAGGATACCAGAATCGTGTATTCTTTAGTTTACCCGGAAATAATATTGTTTCTCAACCTGCCAATTCGTGGGATGTTGCTTTTTACAGAAATTCTGCAATGAATTTTGGAACAAGAATTAATGATGCTAAAGATATTTTAGTATATCAGGCTTCAAACAACCTTGCGGATTGGGATAATATTAATGTTGCTAATGTATCAACTTGGGGTGAGCCACTTTACAACCCGGATAATACAACTACTATTCAGGAAGGTGCTTTTGAACAAGGCTCTGCTCCATACGGATGGGGACAATACAACGGGGCAAATCACCACATTGAGGGAACAATTATATTTGTTTTAAAATATCCAAATGACACGTACATAAAATTTGCTATTCAGGATTATTTTGGAGGTTATACTTTCAAATATTCTAAATGGAACGGAACAACCTGGGACGCTACTCAAACAAAAACGTTGGCAAACGGAACGGATGATGCTTATTTTAACTATTTCTCATTCACAACAAATGATAAAGTAGCAAATCTTGAACCTGCAAAAACCGCATGGGATCTAATGTTTACAAAGTATTATACTTTCTATAACAACATTATGATGTATCCGCTTTCAGGAGTTATCCAGAATCCGAGCATCACCGTTGCAAAAGTACAGCCGGAAACTCAGGCTACATCTACTTTTACGGCTCCGGCTTCTACTGCTTTTTCAGCTAATATTACATCAATCGGTCACTCGTGGAAACCTGTTTCTGGAGTGTATAGCGATGTAGTTTACTATATTAAAAAAGGAAGCGATTATTACAGAATGTATTTTGTCTCAAACGGAGGTCAATCTACTGGTAATATGTATTTTAAATACAAAAATATCACTTCAACGTTGGGAGTTACGGATATGGCTAACAAAAAAGCTTCATTCGGAATTTATCCAAACCCGACAACTGCTGATAAACATGTTACTGTTTTATTCGATGTTAAAGAAAAAGCGAATAATAAAGGTAATGTAGAAGTATACGATCTTTCGGGTAAAAAAGTATACACGGCAGAATTAACGAATCAGACAGGTTTCTACAAGCAAGACTTGAATCTTTCTCACCTTACCGCAGGAAATTATCTTGTAAAAATAACTTTCGGAGGAAGCACAGAAACGAAGAAACTTATTGTGAAATAG
- a CDS encoding putative quinol monooxygenase produces MNLHVVALFKLNENYLMDAVELFQTLVRETRKEEGCLQYDLVEDKDTKGTFLMVELWESEEHLNRHNGQDHLLDFRKDISKMLESSTQVYRGRKIL; encoded by the coding sequence ATGAATTTACACGTTGTTGCACTTTTTAAGTTGAATGAAAATTACTTAATGGATGCGGTAGAATTATTTCAAACTTTGGTAAGAGAAACCAGAAAAGAAGAGGGTTGTCTGCAGTATGATCTTGTTGAAGACAAGGACACTAAAGGAACTTTTTTAATGGTCGAATTATGGGAAAGCGAAGAACATTTGAACCGTCATAATGGACAGGATCATCTTTTGGATTTCAGAAAAGATATTTCTAAAATGCTGGAAAGCTCAACTCAGGTATATAGAGGACGCAAGATTTTATAA
- a CDS encoding sulfite exporter TauE/SafE family protein — protein MVISRKVQIRLNVLLITAVIVAIAVFSMYEMGYLDELLTVLEKDDHIFYWMLLVGVLAEIVAGSMGMGYGVICTTTLLFLNIPPHIVSASIHSAESFTTAAGSISHFKLKNISVSLVKKLAIPAIIGAVIGALSLTYVGEYYSKITKTVIAFYTLYLGIQILSNAFKPKQNKALKRKTNLTRLGLIGGFIDSFAGGGWGPLVTGTLIKNAFTPRFAVGSSTVAKFILTITAAVTFFFTLGIQHWNIILGLLIGGIITAPFSAMLTAKLPVKKMFIVIGILVIVMSCITIYKSVFS, from the coding sequence ATGGTAATCTCTAGGAAAGTTCAGATCAGGTTAAATGTCCTGTTGATAACCGCTGTAATAGTTGCTATTGCGGTTTTTTCTATGTATGAAATGGGTTATCTTGATGAACTTCTGACCGTTTTAGAAAAGGATGATCATATTTTTTACTGGATGCTTTTGGTTGGTGTTTTGGCTGAAATTGTTGCCGGATCAATGGGAATGGGCTATGGCGTGATTTGTACGACAACCCTTTTATTTCTGAATATTCCGCCACATATTGTGAGTGCAAGTATTCATTCTGCCGAAAGTTTTACGACGGCCGCGGGAAGTATAAGCCATTTTAAATTGAAAAATATAAGTGTAAGTTTGGTTAAAAAATTAGCCATTCCTGCAATCATCGGAGCTGTGATCGGGGCTTTAAGTCTGACGTATGTTGGCGAATATTATTCAAAAATTACTAAAACGGTTATCGCTTTTTATACTTTATATCTTGGAATTCAGATTTTGTCGAATGCTTTTAAACCAAAACAAAATAAAGCTTTAAAAAGAAAAACCAACTTAACAAGATTAGGATTGATAGGCGGTTTTATAGATTCTTTCGCCGGTGGAGGTTGGGGACCTTTGGTTACCGGAACTTTAATTAAAAATGCTTTTACGCCGAGGTTTGCTGTGGGAAGTTCTACGGTTGCTAAATTTATTTTAACCATAACCGCTGCAGTCACTTTCTTTTTTACATTAGGAATTCAACATTGGAATATTATTTTAGGTCTTTTGATCGGCGGAATTATTACAGCACCATTTTCAGCGATGCTTACTGCAAAACTTCCGGTGAAAAAAATGTTTATTGTGATTGGAATTTTAGTGATTGTGATGAGTTGCATAACCATTTATAAATCAGTTTTCAGTTAA
- a CDS encoding sulfate adenylyltransferase subunit 1, with product MDILRFITAGSVDDGKSTLIGRLLYDSKNILIDQLEALEKQSKNKNEDGIDLAILTDGLRAEREQGITIDVAYRYFSTPKRKFIIADAPGHIQYTRNMITGASNSQLIVILIDARQGVIEQTRRHSIIASLLKMKNIVVAINKMDLVDYSEEIFNDIKAQYQLVAQKLGLPNVNYFPISAFNGDNIVEKSDKTSWYNGPTLLDFLENVEINQDKEVQKPRFQVQYVIRPQTEEFHDYRGYAGEVISGVYKKGDDITVLPQNIQTKISKIETGGKEVESVFTNQPAVLHVEDDIDISRGDFLVKTDDLPKVENEIEAVVCWLDKKELNEGNKYFIQHKSKVLKAIIKEIEYKIDVNTLEKTPINESVKLNEVVKVRLKTASPLVFDNFEDSRNTGNAVLIDETSNSTVGAVMIL from the coding sequence GTGGACATATTAAGATTCATCACTGCGGGAAGTGTAGACGACGGAAAAAGTACGTTGATCGGAAGACTTTTGTACGACAGTAAAAATATATTGATCGACCAACTCGAAGCGTTGGAAAAACAATCAAAAAATAAAAATGAGGACGGAATTGATCTCGCGATTCTTACAGACGGTTTAAGAGCCGAAAGAGAGCAGGGAATTACGATTGACGTTGCTTACCGATATTTTTCGACACCGAAAAGGAAATTCATTATTGCAGATGCGCCGGGACATATTCAGTATACGAGAAATATGATTACGGGAGCTTCTAATTCACAGTTGATTGTGATTTTGATTGATGCAAGACAGGGTGTAATTGAGCAAACGAGAAGACATTCAATCATTGCTTCATTGTTAAAAATGAAAAATATAGTCGTTGCCATCAATAAAATGGATTTGGTTGATTATTCCGAGGAAATTTTTAATGATATTAAAGCTCAATATCAATTGGTTGCTCAGAAATTAGGGTTGCCGAATGTGAATTATTTCCCAATCTCAGCTTTTAATGGAGATAATATTGTTGAAAAATCTGATAAAACGAGTTGGTATAATGGTCCGACACTTCTTGATTTCCTTGAAAATGTTGAAATTAATCAAGACAAAGAAGTTCAAAAGCCTAGATTTCAAGTGCAATATGTTATTCGTCCGCAGACTGAAGAGTTTCATGATTACAGAGGTTATGCGGGTGAAGTGATTTCGGGAGTGTACAAAAAAGGGGACGATATTACGGTTCTTCCACAAAATATTCAAACCAAAATTTCAAAAATTGAAACAGGCGGAAAAGAAGTTGAATCTGTTTTCACCAATCAGCCTGCTGTTTTGCATGTTGAAGATGATATTGATATCAGCAGAGGAGATTTTTTAGTGAAAACTGACGATCTTCCGAAAGTTGAAAATGAAATTGAAGCCGTTGTCTGTTGGCTCGATAAAAAAGAACTGAACGAAGGAAATAAGTATTTCATTCAACATAAAAGCAAAGTTTTAAAAGCGATCATCAAAGAAATTGAATATAAAATTGATGTCAATACACTTGAAAAAACACCAATTAACGAAAGTGTTAAGCTTAATGAAGTCGTAAAAGTTCGCTTGAAAACGGCTTCACCATTGGTTTTTGATAACTTTGAAGACAGTCGCAATACCGGAAATGCTGTTTTGATCGACGAAACGAGTAATTCAACGGTTGGAGCAGTAATGATCTTATAA
- the cysD gene encoding sulfate adenylyltransferase subunit CysD, with translation MSKHTLDYLEQLEAESIYIMREIAAQFEKPALLFSGGKDSITLVHLAKKAFAPMKIPFPLVHIDTGHNFPEALQFRDYLAENIGAELIVRKVEDTIKAKNLTEPKGKFASRNWLQTHTLLDTIEEFQFDACIGGARRDEEKARAKERFFSVRDEFGQWDPKLQRPELWNIYNGRINKGENVRVFPISNWTELDVWNYIKKENIQLPPIYFAHDRDVIEFDGQLIAVSDFIQIDENDTIVNKRVRYRTVGDMTCTAAVESSAETLDEVVKEITASKISERGETRIDDKVTEAAMEDRKKGGYF, from the coding sequence ATGAGTAAACATACATTAGATTATCTGGAACAGTTGGAAGCCGAAAGTATTTATATTATGCGGGAAATTGCTGCCCAGTTTGAAAAACCGGCTTTACTTTTCAGTGGCGGAAAAGATTCTATTACATTGGTTCATTTGGCAAAAAAAGCTTTTGCTCCGATGAAGATTCCGTTTCCGTTGGTTCATATTGATACGGGACATAATTTTCCGGAAGCCTTGCAATTCAGAGATTATTTAGCAGAAAATATCGGAGCAGAATTAATTGTAAGAAAGGTTGAAGATACCATTAAAGCAAAGAATTTAACTGAGCCTAAAGGAAAATTTGCTTCGAGAAATTGGTTGCAAACTCATACTTTATTAGATACGATCGAAGAGTTTCAGTTTGATGCCTGCATTGGAGGTGCGAGAAGAGATGAGGAAAAAGCCAGAGCGAAAGAACGTTTTTTCTCTGTTCGTGATGAGTTTGGTCAATGGGATCCGAAATTACAACGTCCCGAATTATGGAATATCTACAACGGAAGAATCAATAAAGGTGAAAATGTAAGAGTTTTCCCGATATCCAATTGGACGGAGCTTGATGTTTGGAATTATATCAAAAAAGAAAATATTCAGCTTCCACCAATCTATTTTGCACATGACAGAGATGTGATTGAGTTTGATGGACAATTAATTGCAGTTTCCGATTTTATTCAAATTGATGAAAATGATACAATTGTCAATAAAAGAGTTCGTTACAGAACCGTTGGCGATATGACCTGTACCGCAGCGGTTGAAAGTTCTGCCGAAACTTTAGATGAGGTTGTTAAAGAAATTACGGCTTCCAAAATTTCCGAACGTGGCGAAACGAGAATTGATGATAAAGTGACGGAAGCCGCGATGGAGGACAGGAAAAAAGGAGGATATTTTTAA
- a CDS encoding phosphoadenylyl-sulfate reductase encodes MISTEDADTLKQLSVEDGLKFISEKFSDGVVFSTSLGQEDQVITDIIFSQKLPIKVFTLDTGRLFYEHYDLLSKNNSRYKTKTEVYFPEASDVEKYVNEKGINAFYHSVENRKECCFIRKVKPLNRALEGAKVWITGLRSEQSENRENMPIIEWDEDRKLYKYNPLISWSYQDVLDYLDQHKVQELSLHKKGFISVGCQPCTRAIEEGENPRAGRWWWESSHKECGLHTH; translated from the coding sequence ATGATTTCAACAGAAGATGCAGATACATTAAAACAGCTTTCAGTAGAGGATGGATTGAAATTTATTTCAGAAAAATTCTCAGACGGAGTTGTTTTCTCAACATCGCTTGGTCAGGAAGATCAGGTCATTACGGATATAATTTTTAGTCAAAAATTACCGATCAAAGTTTTCACATTAGATACCGGAAGACTTTTCTACGAACATTACGACTTACTTTCAAAAAATAATTCAAGATACAAGACGAAAACGGAAGTTTACTTTCCTGAAGCTTCTGATGTGGAGAAATATGTGAATGAAAAAGGGATCAATGCTTTTTATCATTCCGTTGAAAACAGAAAAGAATGTTGCTTTATCCGAAAAGTAAAACCTTTGAATCGAGCATTGGAAGGTGCAAAAGTCTGGATCACAGGTCTTCGTTCAGAACAATCTGAAAATCGTGAAAACATGCCTATAATCGAGTGGGATGAAGATAGAAAATTATACAAATATAATCCGTTGATTAGCTGGTCATATCAGGATGTTTTAGATTATTTAGATCAACATAAAGTTCAGGAATTGTCTTTGCATAAGAAAGGCTTTATCAGCGTTGGTTGCCAGCCTTGCACAAGAGCGATTGAAGAAGGAGAAAATCCGCGTGCCGGACGATGGTGGTGGGAAAGTTCACATAAAGAATGCGGGTTACATACGCATTAA
- a CDS encoding RrF2 family transcriptional regulator: protein MLSKKSQYAFKALSYLVEKRNDGPVLISEIAERKKIPLKFLENILLELKKADVLDSKKGKGGGYFLREHPETVKLAKIIRLVNGPIALLPCVSLNFYEKCEDCNEDHCSLHDVLIEVRDASLKILEEKTLLDLID, encoded by the coding sequence ATGCTATCTAAAAAATCTCAATATGCTTTTAAGGCGCTTTCATATCTTGTAGAAAAAAGAAATGATGGCCCTGTTTTGATTTCCGAAATTGCGGAACGTAAAAAAATTCCATTAAAATTTCTGGAAAACATTTTGCTTGAATTAAAAAAAGCCGATGTCCTTGATAGTAAAAAAGGAAAAGGAGGCGGATATTTTTTACGGGAACATCCTGAAACAGTAAAACTTGCGAAGATCATTCGTTTGGTGAATGGTCCCATTGCGCTTTTACCTTGTGTAAGTTTAAATTTTTACGAAAAATGTGAAGACTGCAACGAAGATCACTGTAGTTTACATGATGTTTTGATTGAAGTTCGGGATGCATCACTTAAAATTTTAGAAGAAAAAACTTTACTGGATTTGATCGATTGA
- a CDS encoding DUF4268 domain-containing protein, producing the protein MFSKQEAQQIKKDFWTAFGKSFPRKWLLYNTKVKDFSFKFNAETRKAEVSLDIEMKDEDFRNAYYNKIWSLEDILKDFIGDFQKEEYFTLDNGKVIAKIWVEKHNVSVFNKNTWQEIFEFFVEKMDGFERFYYEYEDFIKDV; encoded by the coding sequence ATGTTCAGTAAACAAGAAGCACAACAAATAAAAAAAGACTTTTGGACGGCTTTTGGGAAATCATTTCCGAGAAAATGGCTGTTGTATAATACGAAGGTTAAGGATTTTTCCTTCAAATTCAATGCAGAAACTAGAAAAGCAGAAGTTTCTTTAGATATAGAAATGAAAGATGAAGATTTCAGAAATGCCTATTATAACAAAATCTGGTCGTTGGAGGATATTCTGAAAGATTTTATCGGAGATTTTCAAAAGGAAGAATATTTTACATTAGACAATGGAAAAGTAATCGCTAAAATCTGGGTTGAAAAACATAATGTTTCTGTTTTCAATAAAAATACATGGCAGGAAATTTTTGAATTCTTTGTGGAAAAAATGGATGGCTTTGAAAGGTTTTATTATGAATATGAGGATTTTATAAAAGATGTTTAG
- a CDS encoding DUF2314 domain-containing protein, whose translation MENNSFIFTDGTDPKMIEAYKKARETFKYFWREQSWEYRRIVPGLNLACVKATFSQEDPETGKDIVEHMWINDIDFDGDHVKGYLMNEPNDITNIQPGDYFEIPVNEISDWLFAITPAVKKPKGLSKLFFSTEEPIPKAYGGFTIQKIRADMEEAERQEHDDAWQLHFGDFNDVEVVHEQKEKPENLVEHPMSRNMKEDFVKFLQQYPNELTNVDDNGLTLLHKETIAGNLSSVEVMLEAGADRNQQSNNGKTALDYAKQLKWDHLIPALEN comes from the coding sequence ATGGAAAACAATTCGTTTATTTTTACAGACGGAACCGACCCCAAAATGATCGAAGCTTATAAAAAAGCGCGGGAAACTTTTAAATATTTCTGGAGAGAGCAATCTTGGGAATACAGAAGAATTGTTCCGGGACTAAATTTGGCTTGTGTAAAAGCTACTTTCTCACAGGAAGATCCGGAAACTGGAAAAGATATTGTAGAACATATGTGGATCAACGATATTGATTTTGATGGAGATCATGTAAAAGGGTATTTGATGAATGAGCCCAATGATATCACCAACATACAGCCTGGAGATTATTTTGAAATCCCTGTAAATGAGATCAGCGACTGGCTTTTTGCTATTACTCCGGCAGTAAAGAAACCTAAAGGGCTTTCTAAACTTTTCTTCTCCACTGAGGAACCTATACCTAAAGCTTACGGTGGTTTCACCATACAGAAAATACGTGCCGACATGGAAGAAGCAGAAAGACAGGAACATGATGATGCATGGCAACTTCATTTCGGAGATTTTAATGATGTCGAAGTGGTTCACGAACAGAAAGAGAAACCCGAAAATCTTGTTGAACATCCCATGAGCAGAAATATGAAGGAAGATTTCGTGAAATTTTTACAACAATATCCTAATGAATTAACGAATGTTGATGATAACGGATTGACACTTCTTCATAAAGAGACCATTGCCGGAAATTTAAGTTCTGTAGAAGTTATGCTCGAAGCCGGAGCTGATAGAAACCAACAATCCAACAACGGAAAAACGGCTCTTGATTATGCCAAACAGCTGAAATGGGATCATTTGATTCCTGCTTTAGAAAACTAA
- a CDS encoding SDR family NAD(P)-dependent oxidoreductase → MSYFFHCPMPYLRQQKSGHIFNISSIGGYSGNFPGWGIYCATKFAVAGLTEALAEEIKDFGVKATVVYPGYFRTDFLDKDSIKTPENAISEYEAARNSQHAHLDEINGNQPNDPDKGAEALIAISEEQNPPVHFLLGSGTHEFLDNKIAIIKGDAEKWSDLTLSTVI, encoded by the coding sequence TTGAGCTACTTTTTCCACTGCCCAATGCCTTATCTTCGTCAGCAAAAATCAGGACATATTTTCAATATTTCTTCCATTGGAGGGTATTCCGGGAACTTTCCGGGTTGGGGAATTTACTGTGCCACAAAATTTGCCGTGGCCGGACTTACAGAAGCATTAGCAGAGGAAATTAAAGATTTCGGAGTGAAAGCAACCGTTGTTTATCCCGGATATTTCAGAACAGATTTCTTAGATAAAGATTCTATCAAAACGCCTGAAAATGCTATTTCAGAATATGAAGCAGCAAGAAATTCTCAACACGCTCATCTTGATGAAATCAATGGAAATCAGCCCAATGATCCTGATAAAGGTGCAGAAGCTTTGATTGCAATCAGTGAAGAACAAAATCCGCCAGTGCATTTCTTATTGGGAAGCGGGACGCATGAGTTTTTAGATAATAAAATTGCTATCATTAAAGGTGATGCGGAAAAGTGGAGTGATTTGACTTTATCGACTGTGATTTAA
- a CDS encoding Crp/Fnr family transcriptional regulator: MKQLFDFILRFGNLNQQQIDFISSKTVEINFSKDEYFSEAGKIAKQVGFIVDGILRVCYYNNKGEEITKYFIEENNLVVDLESFDNEISSSAYVQAVTDCKMIVFSRKDWLELLQTIVGWEAIVHKIISRALMQKVERRSPLVSEDATTRYLKFLEIYPTVVNRIPLSYIASYLGVTQSSLSRIRKNIGKV; this comes from the coding sequence ATGAAACAATTATTTGATTTTATTTTAAGGTTTGGAAATCTTAATCAGCAACAGATTGATTTTATTTCAAGCAAAACCGTTGAAATCAATTTTTCGAAAGATGAATATTTTTCGGAAGCAGGAAAAATAGCAAAACAAGTCGGATTCATTGTAGACGGAATTTTGCGCGTTTGCTATTACAACAACAAAGGCGAAGAAATTACCAAATATTTTATTGAAGAAAATAATCTGGTTGTAGATCTTGAAAGTTTTGATAATGAAATTTCTTCCAGCGCGTATGTTCAGGCGGTCACCGACTGTAAAATGATTGTTTTTTCAAGAAAAGACTGGTTAGAATTACTACAAACCATTGTCGGTTGGGAAGCGATTGTTCATAAAATTATTTCAAGAGCATTGATGCAGAAAGTGGAAAGAAGAAGTCCGTTGGTTTCGGAAGATGCCACTACTCGCTATCTTAAATTTTTGGAGATCTACCCTACTGTTGTCAACCGTATTCCGCTTTCTTATATTGCTTCTTACTTGGGAGTGACGCAGTCTTCTTTGAGTAGGATTAGGAAAAATATTGGTAAGGTTTAG
- a CDS encoding SDR family NAD(P)-dependent oxidoreductase: MNSVLITGANRSIGLETAKQLSEKGLFVYLGSRDLEKGKAIVKELTEKGFQNIKAIEIDVTNPDSISAAKNLVEKEQGKLDILINNAGILGVNPQTAAETSIKDIQTVFDTNFFGVISVTQAFLELLKKSESPRISNITSGLGSLTLHSDPTWKYYNVKAAAYGPSKSALNAYTIVLAYELKDLPFKVNVIDPGYTSTDFNNHTGPGSVESAASFIVKHTLTDENAPTGRFYSNDIEDEIGISPW; encoded by the coding sequence ATGAATTCAGTATTAATTACAGGAGCCAACAGAAGTATTGGCCTTGAAACCGCAAAACAACTTTCAGAAAAAGGATTATTTGTTTATTTAGGAAGCCGTGATCTTGAAAAAGGGAAAGCAATCGTCAAAGAATTAACCGAAAAAGGATTTCAGAATATCAAAGCGATCGAAATAGATGTTACCAATCCCGATTCTATTTCAGCAGCTAAAAATTTGGTTGAAAAAGAACAAGGGAAACTGGATATTCTGATCAACAACGCAGGAATTCTAGGTGTAAACCCTCAAACTGCAGCAGAAACATCGATCAAAGATATCCAAACTGTGTTTGATACCAACTTTTTTGGAGTTATCAGTGTGACGCAGGCATTTTTAGAATTGCTTAAAAAATCGGAAAGCCCGAGAATCAGTAACATTACTTCGGGACTTGGTTCATTAACCCTTCACAGCGATCCGACTTGGAAATATTATAATGTAAAAGCTGCCGCTTATGGACCTTCAAAGTCAGCTTTGAATGCTTATACTATTGTTCTAGCGTACGAATTGAAGGATCTACCTTTTAAAGTAAATGTTATTGATCCTGGGTATACGTCAACAGATTTTAACAACCATACTGGACCGGGTTCTGTCGAAAGTGCTGCCTCTTTTATTGTTAAACATACTCTGACTGATGAAAATGCACCCACAGGACGGTTTTACAGTAATGATATTGAGGATGAAATTGGAATAAGCCCGTGGTAG
- the gldG gene encoding gliding motility-associated ABC transporter substrate-binding protein GldG, with the protein MKKIQFKSPLGILLFVILPLVIILAISGVRLDLTKEKRYTLSENTIKVLKSVKKPLTVDVYLEGDFPASFKQLQGETKFMLEEFRKINSNIDFKFIDPIKTKMSQDTLMAMGMQPSVLPDIKDGKVSQIMLFPYAVIKYNKRGVSIPLVVQQANINADEQLTKSIENLEYNLVSNIKNIAADKRKKIGILVNQDELNPREFHGFMELASESYDAGPVIPKNQVELTVADVPLLKQISALVIAKPRKAFTDGEKVILDQYIMNGGKTLWMIDAVNAEMDTLMRSQKVMPFPVDVNMTDFFFNYGLRINPALVKDLKKFALLKLVTGEVSGNAQYTSLPWPYYPLGIAEHNNPITKNINPVKFEFPTSIDTLGRKNIKTNILFESSERTLLKQVPNYVDLKEIASVDSLGQMEKPSTPKIYAVALEGKFTSAYGSRIERKSYPGFKAQSPENKMIVIADGDVGRNKVIKGEPLPLGVDLMTNEQFGNEQFLRNALDYLLDDSNLMDLRNRNIEERLLDRQRITEEKGNWQWLNLLLPLAIIGLLGGLFFWLRKKKFG; encoded by the coding sequence ATGAAGAAGATACAGTTTAAATCTCCATTAGGAATTTTACTTTTTGTTATTTTACCGTTAGTTATAATCCTTGCAATTTCTGGGGTTAGATTAGATTTAACAAAAGAAAAAAGATATACCCTTTCTGAGAATACGATTAAAGTATTGAAATCAGTAAAGAAACCATTGACAGTCGATGTATACTTGGAAGGTGATTTTCCGGCAAGTTTCAAACAGCTTCAGGGCGAAACGAAATTTATGCTGGAAGAATTCAGAAAGATCAATTCAAACATAGATTTTAAATTCATTGATCCTATTAAAACCAAAATGTCTCAGGACACGTTGATGGCAATGGGAATGCAGCCTTCTGTACTTCCGGATATTAAAGACGGTAAGGTTTCTCAGATTATGCTTTTCCCGTATGCAGTGATCAAGTATAATAAAAGGGGAGTTTCTATTCCGTTGGTTGTACAGCAGGCAAATATCAATGCAGACGAGCAACTTACAAAATCCATTGAAAATCTTGAATATAATCTTGTTTCAAACATCAAAAATATCGCAGCCGACAAAAGAAAAAAGATCGGAATTTTAGTGAATCAGGATGAATTAAATCCGCGTGAATTTCATGGTTTCATGGAGTTAGCTTCTGAAAGCTACGATGCAGGTCCTGTGATTCCTAAAAATCAGGTTGAACTGACTGTTGCCGATGTTCCTTTATTAAAGCAGATAAGCGCTTTGGTAATCGCAAAACCTAGAAAAGCATTTACTGATGGCGAAAAGGTAATTCTTGACCAATACATCATGAACGGCGGAAAAACATTGTGGATGATTGATGCTGTGAACGCTGAAATGGATACGTTGATGAGGTCTCAAAAAGTAATGCCTTTCCCAGTGGATGTCAATATGACGGATTTCTTTTTCAATTATGGACTGAGAATTAATCCGGCTTTGGTGAAAGATTTAAAGAAATTCGCTTTGTTGAAATTGGTAACAGGAGAAGTAAGCGGAAATGCACAATATACAAGTCTTCCATGGCCGTATTATCCTCTTGGAATTGCTGAACACAATAATCCCATCACTAAAAATATCAATCCTGTAAAATTTGAATTTCCAACATCAATTGATACGTTAGGAAGAAAAAATATCAAGACCAATATTCTTTTTGAATCAAGTGAAAGAACTTTGTTAAAGCAAGTTCCCAACTATGTTGATCTGAAAGAAATTGCAAGTGTAGACAGTCTCGGACAAATGGAAAAACCAAGTACGCCGAAGATTTATGCCGTTGCTTTGGAAGGGAAATTCACTTCCGCGTACGGATCTAGAATTGAAAGAAAATCATATCCCGGATTTAAAGCTCAAAGTCCTGAAAACAAAATGATCGTCATTGCAGATGGTGACGTCGGAAGAAATAAAGTGATTAAAGGCGAACCTTTACCTTTAGGTGTTGACCTGATGACGAATGAGCAATTCGGAAATGAACAGTTTTTAAGAAATGCTTTAGATTATCTGTTAGACGACAGCAATCTTATGGATTTGAGAAACAGAAACATCGAAGAAAGACTTCTTGACCGACAAAGAATAACCGAAGAAAAAGGCAATTGGCAGTGGCTGAACTTACTGCTTCCTTTAGCGATTATAGGATTGTTGGGAGGATTGTTCTTCTGGTTGAGGAAGAAGAAGTTTGGATAG